One Peptostreptococcus equinus genomic window carries:
- a CDS encoding NUDIX domain-containing protein yields the protein MIVRRCSGGVVFYANKVLIVENDKGEWTLPKGKIVGDGLPHESAVERVKLETGVDAKILDIAGDTIYEFFSRSRNQRVCNAIMWYVMESKNSQVDLSKEFLQGNFYKIPEALEKLSHSKEKSLVDVSYKKYKEFKKTDERKLDEKKSV from the coding sequence ATGATAGTAAGACGTTGTTCTGGTGGGGTTGTATTTTATGCAAATAAGGTTTTGATAGTTGAAAACGATAAGGGCGAATGGACATTGCCAAAGGGAAAGATAGTAGGTGATGGACTCCCTCATGAAAGTGCAGTAGAAAGAGTAAAGCTTGAAACAGGTGTAGATGCAAAAATATTAGATATAGCTGGTGATACTATATATGAATTCTTTTCAAGAAGTAGAAATCAGAGAGTTTGTAATGCCATAATGTGGTATGTGATGGAATCAAAAAATTCTCAAGTTGATCTATCCAAAGAATTCTTACAGGGTAATTTTTATAAGATTCCTGAAGCCTTAGAAAAATTATCTCATAGTAAGGAAAAATCTTTAGTAGATGTATCATACAAAAAATATAAAGAGTTTAAGAAGACAGATGAGAGAAAATTAGATGAAAAGAAATCTGTATAA
- a CDS encoding aldehyde dehydrogenase, producing MDNIKNIIIKQKEYFNRNKTKDLHNRKDALNKLKQSILNNKNGIVEALNNDLAKSEFEAYTTEIGDVLSEISLFLKKINKWSKDKKVRTPSFLYPAKSFIMKEPYGIVLIIGPFNYPFNLVMKPLIGAIAAGNTVIVKPSELSPNVANIIKKVLDEAFDQEYVATILGDAEVTSSLLEEKFDYIFFTGGAKIGKIIMQAAAKNLTPITLELGGKSPAVVSDAANIKIACQRIARGKFMNAGQTCVAPDYVFVEEKIFNKFIDGIKDTIVEFYGKDIKGNKDLGRIINKRHHDRLNSLLEKEKKHIIFGGQTDIENLYISPTLLTDINFDSPIMEEEIFGPILPILKYKDLDKDVIKFIKNGEKPLALYLFTGNKSEEIKILKEISFGGGMVNDTLLHLANPYLPFGGVGNSGIGAYHGKHSFDLFSHKKSIVKRPLNIQFDLTKPPYKNKLKFIEKYFK from the coding sequence ATGGATAACATAAAAAATATTATAATAAAACAAAAAGAATATTTTAATAGAAATAAAACAAAGGATTTACATAACAGAAAAGATGCACTAAATAAATTGAAACAATCTATTTTAAACAATAAAAATGGGATTGTTGAAGCATTAAATAATGACCTTGCAAAAAGTGAATTTGAAGCATATACAACGGAAATAGGAGATGTATTAAGCGAAATAAGTCTATTTTTGAAGAAGATTAATAAATGGTCAAAGGATAAAAAAGTTAGGACTCCATCATTTTTATATCCTGCAAAGAGTTTTATTATGAAAGAACCATATGGAATTGTACTGATAATTGGACCATTTAATTATCCCTTTAATTTAGTTATGAAACCCTTAATAGGAGCAATTGCTGCTGGTAATACAGTCATTGTAAAACCATCGGAACTTAGCCCAAATGTAGCTAATATAATCAAAAAAGTGTTAGATGAAGCATTTGATCAAGAATATGTTGCAACAATATTAGGTGATGCCGAGGTAACAAGTTCCTTATTAGAAGAAAAATTTGATTATATATTTTTCACAGGTGGTGCAAAAATAGGAAAAATAATAATGCAAGCAGCAGCAAAAAATTTAACTCCTATAACATTAGAGCTTGGAGGTAAAAGCCCTGCAGTTGTAAGTGATGCAGCCAATATAAAAATTGCTTGCCAAAGAATAGCGAGAGGTAAATTTATGAATGCTGGTCAGACTTGTGTAGCACCAGACTATGTGTTTGTAGAAGAAAAAATTTTTAACAAATTTATAGATGGTATAAAAGACACGATAGTAGAATTTTATGGTAAAGATATAAAAGGAAATAAAGACTTAGGCAGAATTATAAATAAGAGGCATCATGATAGATTGAACTCTCTATTAGAAAAAGAAAAGAAACATATTATTTTTGGTGGTCAAACAGATATTGAAAATTTATATATATCACCAACTTTACTTACTGATATTAATTTTGACAGTCCAATAATGGAAGAAGAAATATTTGGACCAATATTACCGATATTAAAATATAAGGATTTAGACAAAGATGTTATTAAATTTATAAAAAATGGTGAAAAACCATTAGCTTTATATTTATTTACTGGCAATAAGAGTGAGGAAATAAAGATATTAAAAGAAATATCCTTTGGAGGTGGTATGGTAAATGATACATTATTGCATCTTGCTAATCCGTATTTACCTTTTGGAGGAGTAGGAAATTCTGGCATAGGTGCCTATCATGGAAAACACAGTTTTGATCTATTCTCCCACAAAAAATCTATAGTAAAAAGACCTTTAAATATACAGTTTGATTTGACAAAACCACCCTATAAAAACAAATTAAAATTCATAGAAAAATATTTCAAATAA
- a CDS encoding YigZ family protein, which produces MEKYRTVHETGHDTYIIEKSEFIGHAKPVSTEDEAKEFIDQIKSQYKDATHNVWAYVIGQNMNIQRYSDDGEPQGTAGIPTLEIIKKENLCDVVVVVTRYFGGVKLGAGGLVRAYTKGAKIGLEAAKMVDKELFVQVDINIDYTLLGKFQNELTNKDYYVKQIVYEENVKIIVYCQLARLDELSSLLTEISNGKAIIKQKDEFYLSVQDGKIID; this is translated from the coding sequence TTGGAAAAATACAGAACTGTCCATGAGACAGGACATGATACATATATAATAGAAAAATCGGAGTTTATTGGCCATGCGAAGCCTGTATCTACTGAAGATGAAGCCAAGGAATTTATTGACCAAATAAAGAGTCAGTACAAGGACGCTACACACAATGTATGGGCCTATGTAATAGGTCAGAATATGAATATACAGAGATATAGCGATGATGGTGAACCACAGGGTACAGCTGGAATACCAACCTTGGAGATAATTAAAAAGGAAAATCTATGTGACGTTGTAGTCGTAGTTACTAGGTATTTTGGTGGAGTAAAATTGGGTGCAGGAGGACTTGTAAGAGCCTATACCAAGGGAGCAAAAATAGGTCTGGAAGCTGCTAAAATGGTGGATAAGGAACTATTTGTGCAAGTGGACATAAACATTGACTATACTTTATTGGGTAAATTTCAAAATGAATTAACTAATAAGGACTACTATGTCAAACAAATAGTGTATGAAGAAAATGTAAAAATAATTGTTTATTGTCAGCTAGCTAGGCTAGATGAATTAAGTTCTTTATTAACTGAAATTTCAAATGGCAAGGCTATTATTAAGCAAAAGGACGAATTTTATTTGTCGGTACAGGATGGAAAGATTATTGATTAG
- the nadE gene encoding NAD(+) synthase has protein sequence MLNRREQIEKTVEWIKSKVEEAGCKGAVVGVSGGIDSAVVAYLLKMAFPENSMGVIMNIKSNPQDKIDAMKVINGCGIEYIELDLDQPQIAILDTVNEKLKEKNIYNADNERMSDANLRARIRMSSLYTVANNLGYLVAGTDNAAELLTGYFTKYGDGGVDFLPIANLPKYEVYEWAKELGIHKDLIEKAPSAGLWEGQTDENEMGTTYKYIDMVVEGKRDQVPQKDLEIIDRLHRVSEHKRSIVARPPVFK, from the coding sequence ATGCTAAATAGAAGAGAACAGATAGAAAAAACAGTAGAATGGATAAAGAGCAAGGTAGAAGAAGCTGGTTGTAAAGGTGCTGTAGTAGGTGTATCAGGTGGAATAGACTCAGCAGTAGTGGCATATTTATTAAAGATGGCTTTTCCAGAAAATTCTATGGGAGTGATTATGAATATAAAAAGTAATCCACAGGATAAGATAGACGCTATGAAAGTAATAAATGGCTGTGGAATAGAATACATAGAACTTGATTTGGACCAACCACAGATAGCAATTTTAGATACAGTAAATGAAAAATTAAAGGAAAAGAATATATATAATGCTGACAATGAAAGAATGTCAGATGCAAACTTAAGAGCGAGAATTAGAATGAGTTCGTTATATACAGTTGCAAATAACTTAGGATATTTGGTTGCTGGTACGGATAATGCAGCAGAATTGCTTACAGGTTATTTTACTAAGTATGGAGATGGTGGAGTTGATTTCTTACCTATAGCAAATTTACCAAAGTATGAAGTATATGAATGGGCAAAAGAGTTAGGAATACATAAGGATTTAATAGAAAAAGCTCCGTCAGCAGGCCTATGGGAAGGACAAACTGATGAAAATGAAATGGGTACTACTTATAAATATATAGATATGGTAGTAGAAGGCAAAAGAGATCAGGTCCCACAAAAAGATTTAGAAATAATTGATAGATTACATAGAGTAAGTGAGCATAAGAGATCTATAGTTGCAAGACCTCCAGTTTTTAAATAA
- a CDS encoding YebC/PmpR family DNA-binding transcriptional regulator produces MGRIHNIEGRKNKQDAARSNVFTKHARAISVAAKEGGADPEYNASLKAAIAKAKSDNMPNDNIDRAIKKGAGGGEGENFEAITYEGYGPGGVAIIVETLTDNKNRTAGNVRYYFDKNNGNLGTPGCVSFMFDRKGQIFISSEDGEEEQLMEDSLDLGAEDFIAEEEGFEILTAPEDFNTVRDGLEDKGYKFLMADVKLIPQTTSVLDDAGQIKALEKLLDILEEDDDVQNVHHNWEMPEEA; encoded by the coding sequence ATGGGTCGTATACATAACATTGAAGGTAGAAAGAATAAGCAAGATGCAGCTAGATCAAATGTTTTCACAAAACATGCTAGAGCGATATCAGTTGCAGCTAAAGAAGGTGGCGCAGATCCAGAATACAATGCATCATTAAAAGCAGCTATAGCAAAGGCTAAGTCTGATAATATGCCAAATGATAATATAGATAGAGCGATTAAAAAAGGAGCTGGCGGTGGAGAAGGAGAAAACTTTGAAGCTATAACATATGAAGGATATGGCCCAGGTGGGGTAGCTATAATAGTTGAAACACTTACAGACAACAAAAATAGAACAGCAGGAAACGTAAGATATTACTTTGATAAGAATAATGGTAATCTTGGCACTCCAGGATGTGTATCATTTATGTTCGATAGAAAAGGACAGATATTTATATCTTCAGAAGATGGTGAAGAAGAACAATTGATGGAAGATTCACTAGATTTAGGAGCGGAAGATTTTATAGCTGAAGAAGAAGGTTTTGAAATATTAACAGCGCCAGAAGATTTCAACACAGTAAGAGATGGATTAGAAGATAAGGGCTATAAATTCCTTATGGCAGATGTTAAGTTGATTCCTCAGACTACAAGTGTTCTAGATGATGCTGGTCAGATAAAGGCATTAGAAAAATTATTAGACATATTAGAAGAAGACGATGATGTACAAAATGTACACCATAACTGGGAGATGCCCGAAGAAGCTTAA
- the ligA gene encoding NAD-dependent DNA ligase LigA: MENLFIEEISKAYDSNRIDIKKGEELVETLSQKLNYYSERYYDFDNPEISDQEYDSLMKSLIFLEEKYPELKKEDSPTSRVGGKALDKFEQYIHERPMLSLSNVFSEEEIRSFDRRVREGCSGEVSYVVEFKIDGLSVGLTYENGKLVVGATRGDGYIGENVTSNIKTIKTIPRNINEKRKLIARGEVYISKEDFLEINRIQQENELTLYANPRNLAAGSLRQLDPKLAAKRPLDIFIFNLENIDELEIEKHSQSFEYMKSLGLKINESYKLCNNIEQVIEYINIWTEKRHDLDYEIDGMVIKVDDIVQREQLGFTAKSPRWATAYKFPAERKKTKLLDIQVEVGRTGNITPTAILEPVRLAGTSVSRATLHNEDYIKEKDIRIGDTVLVQKAGDIIPQIIQVDKEERNGQEEVFTMPTHCPACGEETVRIEGESAVKCINISCPAQIRRGIIHFVSRDAMDIDKMGESIVTSLLDNELIKEISDIYYLNPDDLIKLERMGEKSVSNLMNSIEKSKENELWRLINGLGIKYVGVKGSKMLAKSYRSLDDIMKTSKEDLMNIEDFGNVMSDSLIKFFQEDKNIEIIEKLRRAGLNFNSKEEVNSNAQIFEGMKIVLTGTLPTLKRNDAKKLMEDRGASATSSVSKSTDFVLAGEEAGSKLDKAISLGIKIIDEEIFMKLIGLNSKEEVMEKLGE, encoded by the coding sequence ATGGAAAATTTATTTATAGAAGAAATATCAAAAGCTTATGATTCTAACCGAATTGATATAAAAAAGGGGGAAGAATTAGTTGAAACATTAAGCCAAAAATTAAATTATTATAGTGAAAGATACTATGATTTTGACAATCCAGAAATAAGTGATCAAGAATATGACTCATTGATGAAATCACTTATATTTTTAGAAGAAAAGTATCCGGAACTAAAAAAGGAAGACTCTCCAACTTCAAGAGTAGGAGGTAAGGCTCTAGATAAATTTGAACAGTATATACATGAAAGACCTATGTTAAGTCTATCAAATGTATTTTCTGAAGAAGAAATAAGATCATTTGATAGGAGGGTTAGAGAGGGTTGTAGTGGTGAAGTTAGTTATGTAGTAGAATTTAAAATAGATGGTTTGTCAGTTGGACTTACTTACGAAAATGGAAAGCTTGTAGTAGGAGCTACAAGAGGAGATGGTTATATAGGTGAAAATGTAACTAGCAATATTAAAACCATTAAAACTATCCCTAGGAATATAAATGAAAAAAGAAAATTAATAGCAAGGGGCGAAGTCTATATTTCAAAAGAAGATTTCTTAGAAATCAATAGAATACAGCAAGAAAATGAACTTACTCTCTATGCAAATCCTAGAAATCTAGCAGCAGGGTCTTTGAGACAATTGGATCCGAAGTTAGCAGCAAAAAGACCACTAGATATATTCATATTTAATCTCGAAAATATTGATGAATTAGAAATAGAAAAACATAGTCAGAGTTTCGAATATATGAAATCTTTAGGATTGAAAATAAACGAATCATATAAACTATGTAATAATATAGAGCAAGTCATAGAGTACATAAATATTTGGACAGAAAAAAGGCATGACCTTGACTATGAAATAGATGGAATGGTAATAAAGGTCGATGATATAGTGCAAAGAGAACAATTAGGATTTACAGCAAAAAGTCCTAGATGGGCAACTGCATATAAGTTTCCAGCAGAGAGAAAAAAGACCAAACTTTTAGATATTCAAGTAGAGGTGGGAAGGACGGGTAATATTACTCCTACGGCTATTTTAGAGCCAGTAAGATTGGCTGGGACAAGTGTTAGCAGGGCAACACTTCACAATGAAGATTATATAAAAGAAAAAGATATTAGGATAGGTGATACAGTATTAGTACAAAAGGCTGGAGACATTATTCCTCAGATTATTCAAGTAGACAAAGAAGAAAGAAATGGGCAAGAGGAAGTTTTTACTATGCCAACTCATTGTCCAGCTTGCGGGGAAGAAACTGTAAGAATTGAAGGTGAATCTGCAGTTAAATGCATTAACATCTCATGCCCCGCACAAATTAGAAGAGGTATTATTCATTTTGTATCTAGGGATGCTATGGATATAGATAAAATGGGAGAATCTATAGTAACATCATTACTGGACAATGAATTAATAAAAGAAATTTCAGATATATATTATTTAAATCCAGATGATTTAATAAAATTGGAAAGAATGGGAGAAAAATCTGTTTCAAATCTTATGAATTCAATTGAAAAATCAAAAGAAAATGAGCTTTGGAGACTAATAAATGGTTTGGGAATAAAGTATGTTGGTGTAAAAGGATCAAAGATGTTGGCCAAATCATATAGAAGTTTAGATGATATAATGAAAACTAGTAAAGAAGACTTAATGAACATAGAAGACTTTGGCAATGTAATGTCCGATAGTTTAATTAAATTTTTCCAAGAAGATAAGAATATTGAAATAATAGAAAAGCTTAGAAGGGCAGGATTGAATTTTAATTCAAAAGAAGAAGTAAATAGTAATGCCCAAATATTTGAAGGTATGAAAATAGTACTGACAGGAACATTACCAACTTTAAAGAGAAATGATGCAAAAAAGCTTATGGAAGACAGAGGGGCAAGTGCCACATCAAGTGTAAGTAAGTCTACTGATTTTGTATTAGCAGGTGAAGAAGCTGGATCTAAACTAGATAAGGCAATTAGCTTAGGAATAAAGATTATTGATGAAGAAATATTTATGAAACTTATAGGATTAAATAGCAAAGAAGAAGTAATGGAAAAATTAGGAGAGTAA
- the rph gene encoding ribonuclease PH, whose protein sequence is MTISNKVDKNLEKEIVRPDGRLVDQMRPVKITRNYTMYASGSVLIEVGNTKVICTASVEDTVPHFMKGQGKGWISAEYSMLPSATERRNRREVSKGKIDGRSQEIQRLIGRSIRSVVNLEKLGERTIWIDCDVIQADGGTRTASITGAYVALCDALYKLYKSKEIKKMPVENLLAAVSVGIVDGHPRLDICYEEDSNAEVDTNIIMNNKGQFIEIQGTGEQRPFTRDELNKILDLAEKGNRELMRVQRSVLGEVADAVIGCEYNREAIIATGNQHKLDEIRKMTSDINFNILSLKDCGLENIEIVEDGKTFEHNALIKARTISKETGKIAIGDDSGIEVDALGKRPGIYSARYAGENASDKENREKMFRELEGVELENRTASFVCVIAVVFPDGKEILSKGIVEGKIAMEESGTNGFGYDPMFIPEGYDQTFGILSEEVKNSFSHRSRALEIMKVKLQEILEDRTI, encoded by the coding sequence ATGACAATATCTAATAAGGTGGATAAAAATTTAGAAAAAGAAATAGTAAGGCCAGATGGTAGGCTTGTTGATCAGATGAGACCTGTCAAAATTACGAGAAATTACACAATGTATGCATCAGGTTCCGTTTTAATAGAAGTTGGTAATACAAAGGTGATTTGTACAGCTTCAGTAGAAGATACCGTTCCACATTTTATGAAGGGACAGGGTAAGGGGTGGATTAGTGCTGAGTACTCTATGCTACCAAGTGCAACTGAAAGAAGAAATAGAAGAGAAGTTTCAAAAGGTAAGATAGATGGAAGAAGTCAGGAAATACAAAGATTAATTGGTAGATCTATAAGATCAGTTGTGAATTTGGAAAAATTAGGAGAAAGAACTATTTGGATTGACTGTGATGTGATACAAGCTGATGGAGGTACTAGAACAGCGTCAATTACAGGAGCATATGTAGCATTATGTGATGCACTATATAAATTATATAAAAGTAAAGAAATAAAGAAAATGCCAGTCGAAAATTTACTGGCAGCTGTAAGTGTAGGTATAGTGGACGGACACCCAAGGTTGGATATTTGCTACGAAGAAGACTCTAATGCAGAAGTTGATACAAATATTATTATGAATAATAAGGGACAATTTATTGAAATACAAGGTACTGGGGAGCAAAGACCCTTTACTAGGGATGAACTAAATAAAATATTGGATTTAGCAGAAAAAGGAAATAGAGAACTTATGAGAGTTCAAAGGAGTGTATTAGGTGAAGTAGCAGATGCTGTAATAGGTTGCGAATATAATAGAGAAGCCATAATAGCAACAGGAAATCAACATAAGCTAGATGAAATAAGAAAAATGACATCGGATATTAATTTTAATATACTATCTTTAAAAGACTGTGGTTTAGAAAATATTGAGATAGTAGAAGATGGAAAAACTTTTGAACATAATGCATTGATAAAGGCTAGGACAATATCAAAAGAAACAGGAAAAATAGCTATTGGTGATGATAGTGGTATTGAAGTAGATGCATTAGGAAAAAGACCAGGTATATATTCCGCTAGATATGCTGGCGAAAATGCTAGTGACAAAGAAAATAGAGAAAAGATGTTTAGAGAATTAGAAGGCGTAGAATTAGAAAATAGAACCGCCAGTTTTGTATGTGTTATAGCTGTAGTATTTCCAGATGGCAAAGAAATTTTATCAAAGGGAATTGTTGAAGGGAAAATAGCCATGGAAGAAAGTGGGACTAATGGCTTTGGATATGATCCAATGTTTATACCTGAGGGCTATGATCAAACATTTGGAATTTTATCAGAAGAAGTGAAAAATTCATTTAGCCATAGATCCAGAGCCCTTGAAATAATGAAAGTAAAATTACAAGAAATATTAGAAGATAGAACAATATAA
- a CDS encoding metallophosphoesterase family protein, translating to MRILVISDTHSAKKLMDKLKVKLAGNIDMIIHAGDHFEDSIYLKSILNVPVMAVVGNCDFNTAEKELDFELEGINIFLTHGHKYGVKSSDDLIVQRAKKVNAKIAIYGHTHIKEDKEIEGVRVINPGSLTLPRDGCKGSYVILEVENGKFAYYFDTL from the coding sequence ATGAGAATACTAGTAATATCAGATACACATTCAGCTAAAAAATTAATGGATAAATTAAAGGTTAAATTAGCTGGAAATATTGATATGATAATACATGCGGGTGATCACTTCGAAGACTCCATATATTTAAAATCAATATTAAATGTACCAGTGATGGCTGTTGTGGGAAATTGTGACTTTAATACAGCAGAAAAAGAATTAGACTTTGAACTTGAAGGCATAAATATATTTTTAACACATGGTCATAAATATGGAGTAAAATCAAGTGATGATCTAATAGTACAAAGAGCTAAAAAAGTGAATGCAAAAATTGCAATATATGGACATACTCATATAAAAGAAGATAAAGAAATTGAAGGTGTTAGAGTCATAAATCCAGGAAGTCTCACTTTACCCAGGGATGGTTGTAAAGGATCGTATGTAATTTTAGAAGTTGAAAATGGAAAATTTGCATATTATTTTGATACTTTATAG
- the tig gene encoding trigger factor, protein MKSEFIKREGNSVTFEIAIDAAEFEKAIDKAYNKTKSRYNIHGFRKGKAPRKIIELNYGKGVFFNDALDILLPEIYPNAIDELEINPVSQPSIDIKEINEDGSIDLIAEVDVRPEFELGEYKGLEIEKVDAEVTDEQVNSELNALVEKQSRMVTVENEVENGNIVVIDFKGLLEGEAFEGGTSEGYTLEIGSGSFIPGFEEQIIGKKAGDEFEVNVTFPEDYPSEELAGKPVVFEIKLHEVKKKELPELDDDFAKDTTEFESLEELKNDIRTNLEKTAKEESENKMKDAVVEKLAETTEIDIPKSMIENQLDRLLQEINMQLSYQGWSLEKFAELSGQSVEDIREARREEAAQIVKNTLVVEKIAELENIEVSEEELDADLQKFAEMYNIDIEKVKSSLQEADIENIKNRVKSEKAVQLLLDNASVK, encoded by the coding sequence ATGAAATCAGAGTTCATAAAAAGAGAAGGAAATTCTGTAACATTTGAAATAGCAATAGATGCAGCAGAATTTGAAAAAGCTATAGACAAGGCTTATAACAAGACAAAATCTAGATACAATATCCACGGATTTAGAAAGGGTAAAGCACCTAGAAAAATAATAGAATTAAATTATGGTAAGGGAGTATTTTTCAATGATGCATTGGATATATTATTACCAGAAATATATCCAAATGCTATAGATGAATTAGAAATAAATCCAGTTAGCCAGCCAAGTATAGACATAAAGGAAATAAATGAAGATGGTTCAATTGATTTAATAGCTGAAGTAGATGTAAGACCAGAATTTGAATTGGGAGAATACAAAGGTTTAGAAATTGAAAAGGTTGATGCAGAAGTTACAGATGAGCAAGTAAATTCTGAACTAAACGCACTAGTTGAAAAGCAGTCAAGAATGGTAACTGTAGAAAATGAAGTAGAAAATGGAAACATAGTAGTAATTGACTTTAAGGGATTATTAGAAGGTGAAGCTTTTGAAGGCGGAACTTCAGAAGGGTACACTCTTGAAATAGGTTCAGGTTCGTTTATACCAGGATTTGAAGAACAAATAATAGGAAAGAAAGCTGGAGATGAATTTGAAGTTAATGTAACATTCCCAGAAGATTATCCATCAGAAGAATTAGCTGGTAAGCCAGTTGTATTTGAAATAAAATTACATGAAGTTAAAAAGAAAGAATTACCTGAATTAGATGATGATTTCGCAAAAGATACTACTGAATTCGAATCATTAGAAGAATTAAAGAATGATATAAGAACAAATCTTGAAAAGACTGCGAAGGAAGAGTCAGAAAACAAGATGAAAGATGCTGTAGTAGAAAAGTTAGCTGAAACTACTGAAATAGATATACCTAAATCAATGATAGAAAATCAGTTAGATAGATTGCTTCAGGAAATCAACATGCAGTTAAGCTATCAAGGATGGTCATTAGAAAAATTCGCTGAATTATCAGGTCAGTCAGTTGAAGATATTAGAGAAGCTAGAAGAGAAGAAGCTGCTCAAATAGTTAAGAATACCCTTGTAGTAGAAAAGATTGCTGAACTTGAAAATATTGAAGTTAGCGAAGAAGAATTGGATGCTGACTTACAGAAATTTGCTGAAATGTACAATATAGATATAGAAAAAGTTAAGTCAAGCTTACAGGAAGCTGATATTGAAAATATAAAGAATAGAGTTAAGTCTGAAAAGGCTGTACAATTATTATTAGATAATGCTTCTGTAAAATAA
- the clpP gene encoding ATP-dependent Clp endopeptidase proteolytic subunit ClpP — protein sequence MALVPYVVEQDGRGERSYDIYSRLLKDRIIFLGDEVNDATASLVVAQLLFLEADDPDKDIHLYINSPGGSVTAGMAIYDTMQYIKADVSTICIGMAASMGAFLLASGAKGKRYALPNSTIMIHQPLGGSKGQATDVEIHTKFLLNIKEKLNTILSERTGQPYEVVKANTERDNFMTSDEALNFGLIDEVIKDRL from the coding sequence ATGGCATTAGTACCTTATGTTGTAGAACAAGATGGTAGAGGGGAAAGATCATATGACATTTACTCTAGACTTTTAAAAGATAGAATAATATTTTTAGGAGACGAAGTAAATGATGCTACTGCTAGTTTAGTAGTTGCTCAGTTATTGTTTTTGGAGGCAGATGATCCAGATAAAGACATACATTTATATATAAATTCACCAGGTGGAAGTGTTACAGCTGGTATGGCTATTTATGATACTATGCAGTATATAAAAGCTGATGTAAGTACAATATGTATAGGTATGGCTGCATCGATGGGAGCGTTCTTGCTTGCATCTGGAGCAAAGGGTAAGAGATATGCTCTGCCAAACAGTACAATAATGATACACCAACCTCTAGGAGGATCAAAGGGACAAGCTACAGATGTTGAAATACATACTAAATTTTTACTTAATATAAAGGAAAAATTAAATACGATATTATCAGAAAGAACAGGACAGCCATATGAAGTGGTAAAGGCAAATACTGAAAGAGATAATTTTATGACGTCTGATGAAGCATTGAACTTTGGGCTAATAGATGAAGTAATAAAAGATAGACTATAG